One genomic segment of Desulfomicrobium sp. ZS1 includes these proteins:
- a CDS encoding ABC transporter substrate binding protein, which yields MTFYRAIVLAFALFAMLFAPHAAVSELPPKKVLLLTSYHQGDRWNDSVVVGVRESLASLESVNLSIENLDMRRYANLDNTRLAKEYLLAKYRDKPQDLVLVSDDPALSFLLVVRDDLFPTTPVVFCGVNNFTPEHIQDQSNITGVNEALSLEATLELALKLFPHTSRIMAVVSDTDASGRINLEQYRAVAARMKGRVQFGELLNMTDKNAPDILTHLPDDSLVLRLINLLKPEGGYLSIQDSIRILSSHASVPVFTAWSFDLGDGALGGYVSSGQDQGRMAGDLGIRILEGQKADQISVVMDSPNVPMFDFKVMERFGIKESALSEGSIVINRPVSLWEQYWSWLLGIIVIGGLQTGLIIVFIHLWKRSKKDRDALQKSESFLRALKNNIPDLVWLKDQNGVYLSCNPMFEKFFGSKEQLIIGRRDHDFVYAEQADKFLEYDQKAMEAGRTVVYEEWLVFADTGQKCLFETIKTPMYDEMGKIMGVLGLARDITERKHVEQALKNSEERFRVLFEQSPDPLFIWCMDDKLLDANFAACRLLGYEKDELLQLSVADIQAPSVRKTSGVSILAELKRLHFEGLDLHKDGTEIPVEIITAPIQIGDQEYAFSAVRDITARKRAEQELQRMSQLIENADSIAVFKDPELRYLAVNQAYLRLAGRKSLADVTGKTDKDLFKDIATVEQIDTYMNNDRVAQELPAGQVLTAIESLSMDDGTHRTFLTKKFPVYDRDAKTRLGVATLATEITDLKRMESALLEAKEKAEAASKTKSEFLANMSHEIRTPLNGIMGMMQLLESSPLDEEQKQYVLMALKSTNRLTRLLSDILDLSRVEAGKMIIHEAEFVPHELVDSVSELFHVTVREKGIPLKCFIDSEIPMRLFGDDARVRQILFNLVGNALKFTLQGHVRLEVSPVKTDEEGVVRVLFSVSDTGIGIPDDKLDGLFMPFAQVDNSYTRDFQGAGLGLAIVKRLVDLLDGKISVESTLGTGTTVSVLLSFKMPEDKRINVDQSLGQLLQVKHGLRILLAEDEPLNSYVTTKLLEKGGHSVTLAENGQQVIEILAIQDFDVILMDIQMPIMNGVETTKAIRQSSTVRDKKDIFIVAMTAYAMAGDREKFLDAGMNDYIAKPIQIEKLNKALERITKNSGMGGLQ from the coding sequence ATGACGTTTTATAGAGCCATCGTACTAGCCTTTGCTCTCTTCGCCATGCTGTTTGCGCCACATGCAGCAGTGTCAGAACTACCTCCCAAGAAGGTTCTCCTGCTCACCTCCTATCATCAAGGTGACCGCTGGAACGACAGTGTTGTCGTGGGCGTACGGGAGTCCCTTGCGTCCCTTGAGTCAGTCAACCTGTCTATCGAGAATTTGGACATGCGCCGGTATGCCAACTTAGATAACACCCGACTTGCCAAAGAATACCTTTTAGCTAAGTACAGGGACAAGCCGCAGGATCTGGTCTTGGTCTCGGATGATCCAGCTCTGAGCTTCCTGCTTGTCGTACGGGATGACCTGTTCCCCACTACTCCGGTGGTCTTCTGTGGCGTCAATAATTTCACTCCAGAGCACATTCAGGATCAGTCCAATATCACCGGGGTCAACGAGGCTCTGAGCTTGGAAGCCACTCTGGAGCTCGCCTTGAAGTTATTCCCCCACACCTCTCGGATCATGGCTGTGGTTAGTGATACTGATGCCAGTGGCCGCATCAACCTGGAACAGTATCGGGCCGTAGCCGCTCGAATGAAGGGGCGGGTGCAGTTTGGCGAACTCCTTAACATGACCGACAAGAATGCACCGGACATCCTGACCCATCTGCCCGATGATAGCCTGGTCCTGCGCCTGATCAACCTCCTCAAGCCTGAAGGCGGGTATCTGTCCATCCAGGACAGTATCCGGATTCTTTCATCCCATGCCTCGGTGCCGGTGTTCACTGCTTGGTCTTTCGACCTGGGTGATGGTGCATTAGGCGGCTACGTCTCTTCCGGCCAGGACCAGGGGCGCATGGCAGGCGATTTGGGGATCCGTATCTTGGAGGGTCAGAAAGCGGACCAGATTTCCGTGGTAATGGACAGCCCTAACGTGCCAATGTTCGACTTCAAAGTGATGGAACGCTTCGGGATCAAGGAATCCGCCCTTTCTGAAGGGAGCATCGTCATTAACCGTCCAGTGTCACTGTGGGAGCAGTACTGGAGCTGGCTTCTTGGCATTATTGTGATCGGAGGATTGCAGACAGGTTTAATCATAGTCTTTATCCACCTTTGGAAACGCTCAAAGAAGGATAGAGACGCATTGCAGAAGTCTGAATCTTTCTTGAGGGCTCTGAAAAACAATATCCCCGACCTTGTTTGGCTCAAAGATCAGAATGGCGTATACTTAAGCTGTAATCCCATGTTTGAGAAATTCTTCGGCTCCAAGGAGCAGTTGATTATCGGTCGGCGTGACCATGATTTTGTCTATGCTGAGCAGGCAGACAAATTTTTGGAGTATGACCAGAAGGCCATGGAAGCTGGGCGGACTGTGGTCTATGAAGAATGGCTTGTTTTCGCAGACACGGGGCAAAAATGCCTGTTTGAGACTATCAAGACGCCAATGTACGATGAAATGGGTAAAATTATGGGCGTACTAGGCCTCGCAAGAGACATCACCGAACGCAAGCATGTTGAGCAGGCCCTAAAAAACAGCGAGGAACGCTTCCGTGTTCTTTTCGAACAATCACCAGATCCTTTGTTCATCTGGTGCATGGACGACAAACTATTAGATGCGAACTTCGCTGCGTGCCGCCTTCTGGGCTACGAGAAGGACGAGCTTTTGCAACTTTCAGTGGCTGACATTCAGGCTCCATCAGTTCGGAAAACTTCAGGGGTAAGCATTCTTGCCGAATTGAAGCGTTTACATTTCGAAGGTCTTGATTTGCATAAAGACGGAACGGAAATTCCTGTGGAAATCATCACTGCGCCCATCCAGATCGGAGATCAGGAGTATGCCTTTTCTGCGGTTCGCGATATTACTGCTCGCAAACGTGCTGAGCAAGAGTTGCAACGGATGTCCCAGCTCATTGAAAACGCTGACAGTATCGCTGTTTTTAAGGATCCAGAATTGCGCTATCTCGCGGTGAACCAAGCATATCTTAGACTGGCGGGCAGGAAGAGCCTCGCTGATGTAACTGGCAAAACCGACAAAGATCTTTTCAAGGATATCGCCACGGTAGAGCAGATCGATACATACATGAATAATGATCGAGTAGCCCAGGAGTTACCTGCTGGCCAGGTGCTCACCGCGATAGAATCCTTGAGCATGGATGACGGGACCCATCGGACATTTCTGACTAAAAAATTTCCGGTGTATGACCGCGACGCAAAAACTCGCCTTGGCGTGGCCACCTTGGCAACCGAGATTACAGATCTCAAACGCATGGAGTCCGCCTTGCTCGAAGCTAAAGAGAAGGCCGAAGCCGCCAGCAAGACTAAATCAGAGTTCCTAGCCAACATGAGTCATGAAATTCGTACCCCGCTCAACGGAATCATGGGTATGATGCAATTGCTTGAGTCTAGTCCACTGGATGAGGAACAGAAGCAATATGTTCTCATGGCTCTCAAATCGACCAATCGTTTGACAAGACTCCTTTCAGATATCCTGGACCTTTCCAGGGTCGAAGCTGGCAAGATGATCATACATGAGGCGGAATTCGTGCCCCACGAACTTGTGGACTCAGTATCCGAGTTGTTTCATGTCACTGTCAGAGAAAAGGGCATTCCTCTGAAGTGTTTCATTGATTCGGAAATCCCTATGAGACTTTTCGGCGATGATGCACGTGTCAGGCAAATTCTTTTCAATCTCGTGGGTAATGCCCTTAAGTTCACGCTACAGGGGCATGTGCGTTTGGAAGTTTCACCCGTTAAAACAGATGAGGAGGGTGTCGTCAGGGTACTCTTTTCGGTTTCCGATACCGGGATCGGCATCCCAGATGACAAGCTGGATGGATTGTTCATGCCCTTTGCCCAAGTTGATAATTCTTACACCCGCGACTTTCAGGGGGCAGGTTTAGGCTTGGCCATTGTAAAACGCCTCGTGGACCTGCTGGACGGGAAAATTTCAGTTGAAAGTACTCTCGGAACTGGAACTACCGTGAGTGTACTCTTGTCCTTCAAAATGCCTGAGGATAAACGCATTAACGTTGACCAAAGTCTCGGGCAATTGCTTCAAGTCAAGCATGGGCTGCGAATCTTGCTGGCTGAGGATGAGCCATTAAACTCTTACGTCACGACAAAACTACTGGAAAAAGGAGGGCATAGTGTGACTCTAGCCGAAAATGGGCAGCAAGTCATAGAAATCCTCGCAATTCAGGACTTTGACGTGATACTGATGGACATTCAGATGCCGATAATGAACGGAGTGGAAACAACTAAAGCAATCCGTCAGTCCTCAACAGTGAGAGACAAGAAAGACATCTTTATCGTCGCTATGACCGCTTATGCCATGGCCGGTGACCGTGAGAAATTTCTTGACGCTGGCATGAACGACTATATCGCCAAGCCGATACAGATCGAAAAACTCAATAAGGCGCTGGAGCGTATAACAAAAAACTCGGGGATGGGTGGATTGCAGTAG
- a CDS encoding diguanylate cyclase domain-containing protein — translation MSKFRWIFLRTVLASMVAGCFLFTGGIGFALQLSPAEEAYLSSLGTVSICVDPDWEPFEQLDQDGTYIGIAADLIRLIGKKAGVTLQVIPTRDWDHSVALSKAGQCDILAFLNKTPVRDQWLIFTEPYFIDPNVIVTRAEHDYIHNLAAISDETMVLPKGTSVEERIRRDYPNVRLILVDSEAEAFRLVENRKADMTMRSLTMAAYTIKKEGWFNLKIAGEIAAYANRMRIGVTKEKPLLRDILDKAVAMLTTQEVNEIVSRHVSISVTTRIDYRLLFKVVFGFLAVVGLGLVWITVMSRKNRDLALLGDQLRRDMIARTEMESALRESEERYRLLVETAQEGIVVVQEETLAYVNPIMSAITGYTADELKRCPFIHLVFTEDREMALENHRLRMEGNVVQRYQMRMLRKDGDNAWVEVSGARIEWAGSPASLNFLSDITDRKAIEEKIHFMAQHDPLTALPNRTLFFDRLERALALAKRERRSLAVMFVDLNDFKPVNDTYGHSVGDLLLQSVARRIESALRASDTVARIGGDEFVVLLPNLENSMDVEDVAVKLGQVLSEPFNLDGQIVAISASIGTAVFPVHGNDAASLCRHADTMMYEDKAHSKKI, via the coding sequence ATGTCAAAATTTAGATGGATTTTTTTGCGAACAGTATTGGCTTCGATGGTTGCCGGATGTTTTTTGTTCACAGGGGGCATAGGTTTCGCCTTGCAACTGAGTCCTGCTGAGGAAGCGTATCTTAGTTCTCTTGGGACAGTCAGTATATGCGTGGATCCGGATTGGGAACCATTCGAACAACTCGATCAGGACGGCACTTATATTGGCATAGCCGCCGACCTGATTCGCCTCATTGGGAAAAAGGCCGGGGTTACGTTGCAGGTCATTCCGACTCGTGACTGGGACCATAGCGTGGCTCTTTCCAAGGCTGGCCAGTGCGACATTCTCGCCTTTCTGAACAAGACCCCCGTTCGTGATCAATGGCTGATCTTCACGGAACCATACTTTATCGATCCCAACGTCATTGTAACAAGGGCTGAGCACGACTACATTCATAACCTCGCGGCCATTTCCGATGAAACAATGGTTCTACCCAAAGGGACAAGTGTTGAGGAGCGTATTCGTAGAGATTACCCTAATGTGCGTCTGATCTTAGTCGATTCGGAGGCGGAGGCGTTTCGCTTGGTGGAAAACCGGAAAGCGGACATGACAATGCGTTCGCTGACAATGGCCGCGTACACCATCAAGAAAGAAGGGTGGTTCAACCTGAAGATTGCTGGCGAGATCGCGGCTTATGCCAATCGGATGCGCATCGGGGTGACCAAGGAAAAGCCTTTGCTGCGGGATATCCTGGACAAGGCTGTGGCCATGCTAACGACCCAGGAAGTCAATGAAATTGTCAGCCGGCATGTTTCCATCTCCGTGACAACGCGAATCGATTACAGGCTGTTGTTCAAGGTCGTTTTCGGTTTTTTGGCAGTGGTCGGACTCGGTCTGGTCTGGATCACAGTCATGAGTCGGAAAAACCGGGATCTGGCCTTGCTGGGCGATCAGTTGCGTCGGGACATGATTGCTCGCACGGAGATGGAATCTGCCTTGCGTGAGAGTGAAGAGCGTTATCGTCTCCTGGTCGAAACCGCTCAGGAGGGGATCGTGGTGGTCCAGGAAGAAACTCTGGCCTACGTTAATCCAATAATGTCGGCCATCACGGGCTACACGGCTGATGAACTGAAAAGATGCCCTTTCATTCATCTTGTATTTACAGAAGACAGGGAGATGGCGCTGGAGAACCACAGGCTGCGCATGGAGGGCAATGTTGTACAGCGGTACCAGATGCGCATGTTGCGTAAGGACGGAGATAATGCATGGGTCGAGGTCAGCGGGGCCCGGATTGAATGGGCCGGTAGTCCGGCATCCCTGAACTTTCTGTCGGATATCACCGATCGCAAGGCAATTGAAGAGAAGATCCATTTTATGGCTCAGCACGACCCTCTGACCGCCTTGCCCAATCGAACTCTATTCTTTGATCGCCTAGAGCGAGCCTTAGCCCTAGCCAAGCGGGAACGGCGAAGTCTTGCTGTAATGTTCGTCGACTTGAATGATTTCAAGCCGGTCAACGATACCTACGGTCATAGTGTTGGAGACCTCTTGCTTCAGTCGGTGGCCCGTAGAATCGAGTCTGCCTTACGCGCTTCGGATACGGTGGCTCGCATCGGTGGAGATGAGTTCGTCGTCCTTCTACCGAACCTCGAAAATTCAATGGATGTCGAAGACGTGGCCGTGAAGCTCGGTCAGGTATTGTCCGAACCCTTCAATCTTGATGGCCAGATAGTGGCCATTTCAGCGAGTATTGGAACAGCGGTTTTTCCAGTTCACGGAAACGATGCAGCTTCATTATGCAGGCACGCCGACACGATGATGTATGAGGATAAAGCTCACTCCAAAAAGATTTGA
- a CDS encoding CheR family methyltransferase — protein sequence MVRIVSEFRELVSFRRVNFMDDFQFREKMNLFFCRNVMFYFDRKIQTELM from the coding sequence TTGGTCCGAATCGTTTCTGAATTTCGAGAATTGGTCAGCTTCAGACGAGTAAATTTCATGGACGATTTCCAGTTCCGTGAAAAAATGAATCTCTTTTTTTGTCGCAACGTAATGTTTTATTTTGATAGAAAAATTCAGACTGAACTGATGTAA
- a CDS encoding ATP-binding protein encodes MKKITKKIIIRQLYMLIACSIFPALLIILYTTLTQRDYALNVAMNELETATYSVAQMQIDKSKQAQLILQTLAELPQVKSFPITECNNLFKSILNKNKDVANIALMNSHGDVLSSAIPFSKNQNYNYRTAFTDAIHTNSFSAGDYVVSRMAKVPVIQYSYPVISDGGTLSGVLFFTYNLNFYPDFFSKIKLPKGSRSVLLDRNGLRLVAFGDLNNMAELGTPIVSENWRTISESKLDSGHFFGTRYDGTEVLFCYHKLRLKPEMPPYVVVLTSSPIVVALTSANNTFLINLGLLLLATILAAIIVNALGRFLFGHQIDALREGEKRFRMLASECPISIMEFDAKGNVTFVSKWHLKTFLKDRLGSDFFLGRKIWELPSITNSGLSSEVKKILVGDTLHIADIHIPKNSIGEEACQCFRGVPLRREGKIIGGVIIREDITEHKKNLEEIRTNEVHLFNQVSLLQHPFTSAQSFLDYTLAKAIDLTKSKIGYIYHYDEEKEEFILNTWSREVMHECTIAKPLTCYQLDKTGIWGEAVRQRKPIILNEFQSMNPLKKGYPEGHVKLKSFMTVPIFKEDKIVLVVGMGNKESEYTNADVYQLTLMMDSAWKVLVQKEADHALQKKEEILRAVIEQTPIGMHRYERIDGLLVFCDANPAADNILGVNHFELKGKEICETFPILNKADLTARCMEVLDTGKTWHTEQVGYEDVDVVGTFEMLCFRLSFEQIAVMFMDVTSRKLFEKELLLAKEAAEAANQAKSAFLANMSHEIRTPLNGVLGMLQLIQTSEVLDEVEMYAEMGIRAGQRLTSLLGDILDLSRIEAGRMPIANKPFALVDIFSALAETFSPMNFSKNLPLVINASPDIPIDVVGDEVRVRQILFNLVGNAMKFTDQGEVRVEVSTLLPHPSGMERLLFIVSDTGPGIPDEKVDQICTPFTQVSEDFTRSHQGAGLGLAIVHKLIDAMGGTLTFDSTEGQGTSVYLVLPFVIPERSAMPFTATPGPSAEGVASLRLLLVEDDEICRVSARLSLEKMGHQVVTTNNGEEALEALRRSSFDSVLMDVQMDVLDGVEATGKIRSGDSGVLDTQVPIIAMTAFAMQGDRERFLEAGMNDYIAKPVQVAELKKALERVTEKLGKGGGQF; translated from the coding sequence ATGAAAAAAATCACAAAAAAAATTATAATTCGCCAGCTTTATATGCTTATCGCATGTTCTATTTTTCCAGCTTTATTAATTATTTTATATACAACGTTAACTCAGCGTGACTACGCTTTGAATGTGGCAATGAATGAGCTCGAAACAGCCACGTACAGCGTTGCACAAATGCAAATTGATAAATCAAAGCAGGCACAACTGATATTGCAAACCCTTGCAGAGCTTCCTCAGGTTAAAAGTTTTCCTATTACAGAATGTAATAATTTGTTCAAATCAATTTTAAATAAAAATAAAGATGTTGCGAATATAGCTTTGATGAATTCTCATGGAGATGTTTTATCATCAGCTATTCCTTTTAGTAAAAATCAAAACTATAATTATCGAACTGCATTTACTGATGCAATTCACACAAATAGTTTTAGCGCAGGGGACTATGTGGTCAGCCGGATGGCTAAAGTTCCGGTAATACAATATAGCTATCCCGTGATTAGTGACGGGGGGACCTTGTCTGGTGTGCTTTTCTTTACTTACAATTTAAATTTTTACCCTGATTTTTTTAGCAAAATCAAGCTCCCGAAGGGGAGTCGCTCCGTCTTGCTTGATCGAAATGGCCTCCGGTTGGTTGCTTTTGGAGATTTGAACAATATGGCAGAACTCGGCACTCCTATTGTATCCGAGAATTGGCGAACAATATCAGAGTCTAAGCTCGATAGTGGCCATTTTTTTGGTACGAGATACGATGGAACAGAAGTTCTTTTTTGCTACCACAAACTGCGCCTAAAACCTGAAATGCCGCCATATGTCGTTGTACTCACGAGTTCGCCTATCGTAGTCGCGCTCACAAGTGCGAACAATACTTTTTTGATAAACCTCGGGCTGTTGTTGCTTGCCACGATTCTGGCTGCAATCATCGTCAACGCACTCGGACGATTTCTGTTTGGCCACCAAATTGATGCTCTACGTGAAGGTGAGAAGCGTTTTCGCATGTTGGCCTCCGAATGCCCTATTTCCATCATGGAATTTGACGCTAAGGGAAATGTGACCTTCGTCAGTAAGTGGCACCTAAAAACTTTTTTAAAGGACCGACTGGGATCTGATTTCTTCCTGGGCCGTAAGATCTGGGAGTTACCAAGCATAACCAACTCAGGTCTGAGCAGCGAGGTTAAAAAAATTCTCGTCGGAGATACTCTGCATATAGCTGACATTCATATACCAAAGAACAGCATTGGAGAAGAAGCTTGTCAGTGTTTTAGAGGAGTTCCACTACGACGCGAAGGAAAAATCATCGGTGGCGTGATTATTCGAGAGGACATTACTGAACACAAAAAAAACCTAGAAGAAATCAGGACAAATGAAGTTCATCTCTTTAATCAAGTCAGTCTATTACAACACCCATTTACATCTGCGCAGTCTTTTTTAGACTATACTCTTGCGAAAGCCATCGACCTTACTAAAAGCAAAATTGGATACATTTATCATTATGATGAAGAAAAGGAAGAATTTATTTTAAATACTTGGTCACGCGAAGTTATGCATGAATGTACAATTGCTAAACCTCTAACATGTTACCAATTGGACAAAACGGGCATATGGGGAGAGGCTGTACGGCAGCGAAAACCAATTATTCTAAATGAATTCCAATCAATGAATCCACTAAAGAAGGGTTATCCAGAAGGGCATGTTAAACTAAAATCATTTATGACTGTTCCTATATTTAAAGAGGATAAAATAGTTTTAGTTGTAGGAATGGGTAACAAAGAATCTGAGTACACGAACGCTGACGTATATCAGCTAACACTAATGATGGACTCCGCCTGGAAGGTTCTTGTCCAGAAAGAAGCAGATCATGCGCTACAAAAAAAGGAGGAAATACTCCGAGCAGTCATTGAACAAACACCAATTGGCATGCACCGTTATGAACGGATCGATGGGCTGCTTGTTTTTTGCGATGCGAACCCAGCAGCGGATAATATTTTAGGCGTGAACCATTTCGAATTGAAGGGAAAAGAGATCTGTGAAACATTTCCGATTCTCAATAAAGCAGACCTCACTGCTCGTTGCATGGAAGTGCTGGATACGGGTAAAACTTGGCACACGGAGCAGGTCGGATACGAAGATGTCGATGTAGTAGGGACATTTGAAATGCTTTGTTTTCGTCTCTCATTTGAGCAAATTGCTGTCATGTTCATGGATGTCACGTCACGGAAGCTTTTCGAGAAGGAGCTGCTTCTAGCCAAAGAGGCGGCCGAAGCTGCAAACCAAGCCAAGTCCGCGTTCCTTGCCAACATGAGTCATGAGATACGCACCCCGCTCAACGGGGTTCTCGGAATGCTCCAACTCATCCAGACAAGCGAGGTGCTCGATGAGGTGGAAATGTATGCCGAGATGGGTATTCGTGCCGGGCAAAGACTGACGAGTCTGCTGGGAGACATTCTCGACCTGTCTCGTATTGAGGCAGGCCGTATGCCTATAGCGAACAAGCCTTTTGCTTTGGTCGACATCTTCTCGGCTTTGGCCGAGACTTTCTCACCCATGAACTTCAGTAAGAACCTGCCTCTAGTAATCAATGCCTCACCAGACATCCCCATTGACGTTGTCGGTGACGAAGTACGGGTCCGGCAGATCCTTTTCAACCTCGTGGGCAACGCCATGAAGTTTACCGACCAGGGCGAGGTACGGGTCGAAGTTTCAACACTCCTGCCTCATCCGTCGGGCATGGAGCGGCTGCTGTTCATCGTCAGCGATACGGGTCCTGGCATCCCCGACGAAAAGGTCGATCAGATTTGCACGCCATTCACCCAGGTCTCCGAAGACTTCACGCGCTCACACCAGGGCGCTGGCCTTGGCCTTGCCATCGTGCATAAGCTTATCGACGCCATGGGGGGGACACTGACTTTTGATAGCACTGAGGGTCAGGGCACCTCTGTGTACTTGGTGCTGCCGTTCGTCATTCCTGAACGCTCAGCAATGCCATTCACTGCAACGCCCGGGCCCAGTGCGGAAGGTGTTGCATCACTGCGCCTGCTCCTTGTCGAGGACGATGAGATATGCCGCGTTAGCGCTCGATTGAGCCTGGAGAAAATGGGCCACCAAGTTGTCACGACCAACAACGGGGAGGAAGCCCTGGAGGCGTTGCGGAGAAGTTCCTTCGACAGTGTCCTCATGGACGTCCAGATGGATGTCCTAGACGGCGTAGAGGCCACAGGGAAGATCAGAAGCGGTGATTCTGGCGTACTGGATACACAGGTCCCCATCATCGCCATGACCGCATTTGCCATGCAAGGCGACCGTGAGAGATTTCTTGAAGCTGGCATGAACGACTACATCGCTAAACCGGTGCAGGTCGCAGAACTTAAGAAGGCGCTGGAGCGGGTGACAGAGAAGTTGGGCAAGGGTGGTGGTCAGTTCTAG
- a CDS encoding PAS domain-containing sensor histidine kinase — MFKNLERMKLESIDQISNIVSAFDESCDLVSYLDVNFKYICANKAYCSYVNFAENEIIGKTPAIFVGSKKYSEVIKPNMTRCISGDVVNFSCWINFTSDMGRRYMNVKYVPQRDSSGNVVGVLHVSRDLTKQKRKEETKVEEIYLLKAIINALPGALSVIDVNYNIIATNKVKNIDIVKGLKCYSVFYKSNVPCPWCKMLSVLKGENQICEITNTNDQREKITGKAWKIFVDPVKDGLGNIIGLIEYGVDISELRKAKEDALIAVSAKSRFLANMSHEIRTPLNGIMGMLQLMETTVRDQEQLEFCTLALQAATRLTRLLSDIIDVSRIEAGMMILHEDPFDLKSILKQTVDLYTPLALQAGISLELYVDSSLPTQLLGDSFRLQQVLSNLVGNALKFTPHGRIQVEVYSLSSLTEDMIRVYFTISDTGIGISEDSLKTLFQPFSQVSHGYTRNHQGAGLGLTICKTLVKLMGGTMSVESEVGVGTNFHLCIKFSQP; from the coding sequence ATGTTTAAAAATTTAGAGCGCATGAAATTAGAATCTATTGATCAAATTTCAAATATAGTAAGTGCTTTTGATGAATCTTGTGACTTAGTTTCTTATTTGGATGTTAATTTTAAATATATATGTGCAAATAAAGCATATTGTTCATATGTTAACTTTGCAGAAAATGAAATTATTGGAAAAACCCCTGCTATATTTGTAGGTAGTAAAAAATATTCAGAAGTTATAAAGCCAAATATGACTCGTTGCATATCTGGAGATGTTGTTAATTTTTCATGTTGGATTAATTTTACATCTGATATGGGTCGTCGTTATATGAACGTTAAATATGTTCCGCAGCGCGATTCTTCTGGAAATGTTGTTGGTGTTCTTCATGTATCTCGTGACTTGACCAAGCAAAAGCGAAAAGAAGAAACTAAAGTCGAAGAAATATATTTATTAAAAGCTATTATTAACGCATTGCCTGGTGCATTGAGCGTAATAGATGTTAATTATAATATTATTGCAACTAATAAAGTAAAAAATATTGATATTGTAAAAGGTTTAAAGTGTTATAGTGTTTTCTATAAATCAAATGTTCCATGTCCTTGGTGTAAAATGCTTAGTGTTTTGAAAGGTGAAAATCAAATATGTGAAATTACAAATACGAATGATCAACGTGAAAAAATTACAGGAAAAGCTTGGAAGATTTTTGTAGATCCAGTTAAGGATGGATTGGGAAATATTATTGGCTTAATTGAATATGGAGTAGATATTTCAGAGTTACGCAAAGCAAAAGAAGATGCATTGATAGCTGTTAGCGCTAAATCTAGATTTTTAGCGAATATGAGTCACGAAATCCGTACTCCACTGAATGGAATTATGGGCATGCTGCAACTGATGGAGACGACTGTCCGTGATCAAGAGCAACTTGAATTTTGCACCCTTGCTCTCCAGGCAGCGACACGGCTGACGCGGTTGTTATCTGACATTATAGATGTATCGCGAATCGAGGCTGGGATGATGATTTTACACGAGGATCCTTTTGATCTCAAGTCTATTTTAAAGCAAACAGTCGACCTCTACACCCCCCTTGCGTTACAAGCTGGAATCTCCTTGGAGCTTTATGTAGATTCAAGCCTTCCTACGCAACTACTGGGAGACTCCTTCCGACTCCAGCAGGTGCTGTCAAACCTCGTCGGAAACGCCTTGAAATTCACTCCTCACGGCCGAATCCAAGTGGAGGTATATTCTTTATCAAGTCTAACTGAAGACATGATAAGAGTTTATTTCACTATCTCGGACACGGGTATCGGTATATCTGAAGACTCTCTAAAAACATTGTTTCAACCATTCAGCCAAGTCTCTCACGGCTATACGCGAAACCATCAGGGCGCAGGTCTCGGTCTGACAATCTGTAAAACCTTGGTCAAACTAATGGGGGGCACTATGTCCGTTGAGAGCGAGGTTGGTGTGGGGACTAATTTTCATTTATGCATTAAATTTTCACAGCCATAA